DNA from Amycolatopsis sp. DSM 110486:
CGCTTGCCGCCAGCGCGCATACCGGCGGCGGGTACGGGCGCGTCGGCCGGGTGCCGGGTGCACCGGCCGGAAAGCTGAGACGGCGACGCTGCGCCGGCTGCTCACGGGCCACCGGCTCGTGACGATCACGGGCCCGGCCGGCGTCGGCAAGACGCGGCTCGCGGCAGAGCTGACCGGCGCGGTGCGCGTCGATCCGTCCACTGTGGAGCTTCCGGCCGAGCTCGGGGACCTGCTCGTGCTGGACGGCTGCGAAGACGGGCTCGACGCGTGCGCGGCACTCGTCACGCGGCTGCTGCGTGAGCGCCCGGGCCTGCGGGTGGTGGCCACGAGCCGCGTCGCGCTCGGGGTCGAGGGTGAGCAGGTGCTGCCGCTGCGCGGCCTCTCCCCCGCCGACGCGGCCCAGCTGCTCGTGGAGCGGATCCACCTGCTGGACCCGTTCCTCACCGTTGCGCCGGCCGACGTCACGGAATTGTGCCGCGTGCTCGAAGGGGTGCCGGCGGCGCTGGAGCTGGCCGCGCCGCGCGTGCGGCTTCTGGGCGCGGCCGGGGCGGCCGAAGGCCTGACGACCGCCCTCGACCTGGCCCCGGGCAAGGTGCGCGCGGACCTCGAGAGCGACCACCGGCGGCTTTCGCCCGCCGAACGCGAGGCGTGGCACCGGCTTTCGGTGCTGCCCGGTCCGTTCGACCCGGAGCTGGCGGCCGTTCTGGGCGCCGGACCCGAGGTGCTGGAGCGGCTGGTCGCGGTGTCGCTGCTGGTGCCCGAGCCCGCCGCCGACGGCACGACCGGGCTGCGGCTGTGGGCGGCCGCGCGCGCGTTCGGCCGCGAGGCACTCGACGCCGAGGGTGGCACCGACGCCGCGTTCGAACTGCTGACGGCCCACCTCGTGGCTCAGGTCGAGCCGCACCTGCCGGCTTTCCTCCTGCCCGACGGTCTCTGCCGGCGGCTCGTCGCGCGCGCCGAGCCCGTGCTCGCGGTGATCCGCCGGCTCACCGGCCGCGGCGACGCCCGGCTCGCGGTGCTGGCGTGCGGGCTCGCGCGGTCGTGGCTCGCGCTGGGCCGCAACCTCGCCGACAGCGAACGGTTGCTGCGCGAAGCTCTGCCGCACGTCGCCGATCGGCCGGACCTCACCGCGTCGCTGCTGGCCGGGCTGTGCAGGGCCGCGCACCGCGCCGGCCGGTACGCCGAGCAGCTGCGCTTCGGGGAAGCGGCATTGGCGCTGGAGTCCACACTGGACCGCCCTGCTCGGGTCGCCTCGGTCCTCGACCTGCTCGCCGCCGGGCTGCGCGCGTCGGGAGCGGACGCCGCCGCGCGCTGCCACGAGGCGTTGGCCATCGCGCGTGGCCTCGCCGATCCGGCCGTGATCTCGTTGCTGCTCAACGACCTCGCGTGGGGATCCCTGGAATCGGGCGACCTCGACGGCGCCCGCGAAGTGCTGGCCGAAGGCCTGCCCCTCGCCCGCACCCACGCGACACCCGGCCGGCTCGCGAGCGTGCTGCACACCGCCGGTGCCGTCGCCCTCGCCGCGGGCGACCACGCCACGGCCGAGGCGCGGTTCGTGGAGGCCCTGCTCGTCACGAACCCCACCGACGGCCTCAAAGTGCCCTACTTCACCGAAGGCGTCGCCGTCGTCCTGACCACCCGAGGCGAACACGAGCGCGCCCTGAGCCTCTTCGCCTGCGCCGACGCCGTCCGCCGGAGCCTGGGCGCCGGGGCGGAACCCGCGTGGCGCCGGCGGGTCCGCGACGCCCTGGACACGGCGACCGCTGGTCTGGACCCGCGCCGTGCTCGGGCGGCCACCCGCGCGGGCGCCCGCATCTCCCTCGCCGCCGCCGTCGCCCACGCCCTCGACGCGAGCGCGCACTTCCACGCCACGGGCCACGGCGGGCTGACCCCCCAGGAGCACACCGTCGCCGCCCTGGTGACCGACGGCCTGACCAACCAGCAGATCGCGCGCCGCCTCGGCATCGCGCCCCGCACGGTCGCCACCCACTTGGAACGCATCCGCGCCAAACTGGGCGTGCGCCCCCGCTCGGCGCTGGCCGCGTGGTTCACCCGCACGACAGCCGAAACCGACTACTAGAGCGTGTGTCGGGTGGAGAGCGTGCCCACGATGGGGTGATCAAGTCGGACCGCTCGGGCTGTCACACGCGCCGGGGCTGCCTCGTCTCCCTGACGACAACCGGGCTACCAGATGAGGACCTCCATGCAAGCCATCACCGTCCGCGAACGTGACGCCGGTGTAGCCGGACTGTCCGTTGAGGACATACCTTGTCCACGCACGGCGGAGAACGACGTTCTCGTCCGGGTGCACGCCGCCGGCTTCACCACCGGCGAGCTGGATTGGCCGGGCACGTGCAACGACCGTGCCGGCCGGGATCGGACGCCGAGCGTGCCGGGGCACGACGTGTCGGGTGTCGTGGTCGAACTGGGCTACGGCACCACCGGCCTGACCGTGGGCCAGCTGACCCCACCAGAGCGGGTGGCCTTCGTCCTGCACGACGTCTTCGGCTTCGAGTTCGGCCGGATCGCCGAAGTGCTCGACGTCTCCGTACCCGGCTCCCGCCAGCTCGCCTCCCGGGCGCGACGGCGAGTGGCCCAGGCGAAGCAGTCCACTCCGGACGCACCGAAGGAGGAACGCGAACGGCTGCTGGCGACCTTTCGCGCCGCCTACGAATCCGGTGACCTGACCGACCTGGTCCGGCTCCTGCACCCGGACGCCGTCTACATCACCGACGGCGGCGGCAAGGTCACGGCGGCACGCAAGATCCTCCGCGGTGCCGAGCGCATGGCCGACGTGATGGTGCGAGTGGGCCGGATGTGGCGACCGGACCACATCGGGTTCATCGAGGTGGGCGGCGAGCTCGCCCTGATGTGCCATTGGCAGGGCCGCGTCTACTCTGTCGACACCGTGCAGATCACCGACGGCCTGATCACCGCGTACCGCAGGGTGATCAACCCGGACAAGCTTTCTCACGTCTGAGCTCGGCGTCGTACCCGCGGGCGTGGATCTCAGTGCGAATCGCGCGGCACACCAGGGCCGCGGGAGCCGTGCAGGAAGTCGAAGTCCGCACCTTGGTGCGCCTGGGTCACGTGGTGCGTGTACAGCCACGTGTACCCGCTGACATAAGGCGATTCCGGCGCCGACCACTCCGCACGCCGGGCCGCCAGCTCCTCGTCCGACACGTGCAGGGTCAGTGAACGCGCAGGAGTGTCCAGCGTGATCCGGTCGCCCGTGCGCACCAGCGCGAGCGGGCCACCCGCGGCGGA
Protein-coding regions in this window:
- a CDS encoding LuxR C-terminal-related transcriptional regulator, producing MSTLCLTCGAPLPAAAGRQGGRRPRFCSGACRQRAYRRRVRARRPGAGCTGRKAETATLRRLLTGHRLVTITGPAGVGKTRLAAELTGAVRVDPSTVELPAELGDLLVLDGCEDGLDACAALVTRLLRERPGLRVVATSRVALGVEGEQVLPLRGLSPADAAQLLVERIHLLDPFLTVAPADVTELCRVLEGVPAALELAAPRVRLLGAAGAAEGLTTALDLAPGKVRADLESDHRRLSPAEREAWHRLSVLPGPFDPELAAVLGAGPEVLERLVAVSLLVPEPAADGTTGLRLWAAARAFGREALDAEGGTDAAFELLTAHLVAQVEPHLPAFLLPDGLCRRLVARAEPVLAVIRRLTGRGDARLAVLACGLARSWLALGRNLADSERLLREALPHVADRPDLTASLLAGLCRAAHRAGRYAEQLRFGEAALALESTLDRPARVASVLDLLAAGLRASGADAAARCHEALAIARGLADPAVISLLLNDLAWGSLESGDLDGAREVLAEGLPLARTHATPGRLASVLHTAGAVALAAGDHATAEARFVEALLVTNPTDGLKVPYFTEGVAVVLTTRGEHERALSLFACADAVRRSLGAGAEPAWRRRVRDALDTATAGLDPRRARAATRAGARISLAAAVAHALDASAHFHATGHGGLTPQEHTVAALVTDGLTNQQIARRLGIAPRTVATHLERIRAKLGVRPRSALAAWFTRTTAETDY
- a CDS encoding sigma factor-like helix-turn-helix DNA-binding protein, producing MQAITVRERDAGVAGLSVEDIPCPRTAENDVLVRVHAAGFTTGELDWPGTCNDRAGRDRTPSVPGHDVSGVVVELGYGTTGLTVGQLTPPERVAFVLHDVFGFEFGRIAEVLDVSVPGSRQLASRARRRVAQAKQSTPDAPKEERERLLATFRAAYESGDLTDLVRLLHPDAVYITDGGGKVTAARKILRGAERMADVMVRVGRMWRPDHIGFIEVGGELALMCHWQGRVYSVDTVQITDGLITAYRRVINPDKLSHV